Proteins encoded within one genomic window of Rhinoderma darwinii isolate aRhiDar2 chromosome 5, aRhiDar2.hap1, whole genome shotgun sequence:
- the TMEM158 gene encoding transmembrane protein 158 translates to MRVLRLCSPSSLLQGFVALLAICIQPPTLGWHQQDHTEEDVFLLPMNSSSRSLANLGFDLQTEKSTTVESVQEVKATQTGHTKSLSSSSPPPPPPVSSSSGTWDNSRETLIVSPHTHQEFHVSQSQQVSTHCNISVHRLMLTSLLVRWSRQLGFQCDLLLFSTNNHGRAFFSAAYNRVVSPVIIEHLGVSGAQQEFRLCVGCGWSRSRRSGHLRHQHASSAASSTFSFISSSSTDPQNPLQGESLNFCCLDFSLEELRGEQGWRMNRKPIESTLVACFMTLVIIVWSVAALIWPVPIIAGFLPNGMEHRRTSSK, encoded by the coding sequence ATGAGGGTGCTGCGCCTGTGCTCTCCAAGCAGCCTTCTCCAGGGGTTTGTGGCTTTACTGGCTATCTGCATCCAGCCTCCAACCCTAGGATGGCATCAACAGGATCACACTGAAGAGGATGTCTTCTTACTCCCTATGAATTCCTCCAGCAGATCCTTGGCCAATCTGGGCTTTGATCTGCAAACTGAAAAGAGCACCACTGTGGAGAGTGTACAAGAAGTGAAGGCTACCCAGACAGGACATACCAAGAGTCTGTCTTCGTcttctccgcctcctcctcctcctgtatccTCTTCCAGCGGCACATGGGATAACAGCAGAGAGACTTTGATTGTGTCTCCTCATACACATCAAGAGTTTCACGTCTCCCAGTCTCAGCAGGTATCAACTCACTGCAATATTAGTGTGCACAGGCTGATGCTCACTTCTCTTCTAGTTCGCTGGAGTCGCCAACTGGGCTTCCAATGTGACCTGTTGCTCTTTTCTACCAATAATCATGGTAGAGCCTTCTTCTCAGCTGCCTACAATCGTGTTGTCTCCCCAGTAATCATTGAGCATCTTGGAGTGTCTGGGGCCCAACAGGAATTTCGCCTCTGTGTAGGGTGTGGATGGTCAAGAAGCAGAAGGAGTGGCCACCTTAGGCATCAACATGCATCTTCTGCTGCATCCTCTACTTTTTCTTTCATTTCATCATCCTCAACTGACCCTCAGAATCCTTTACAAGGGGAATCCCTGAATTTCTGCTGCCTGGATTTTAGTTTAGAAGAGCTGAGAGGGGAGCAGGGCTGGCGAATGAATCGGAAGCCTATTGAATCTACTTTGGTGGCCTGTTTCATGACTCTTGTTATCATTGTCTGGAGTGTTGCTGCCCTCATCTGGCCAGTGCCTATTATTGCAGGCTTCTTGCCTAATGGTATGGAACATAGAAGAACAAGCAGCAAATAG